The segment CAGCGGCCGACAAACCCACAGGAGGCACGGAAGCGGTCGGCGCAGGCCGAAAACGAGGTCGAGGAGCCGCAGCCAACGCAGGCCGAAAACGCGGTCAAGGAGCCGCAGCCAACGCAGGCCGAAAACGCGGTCAAAGAGCCGCAGTCAACTCAGGCCGACATCACGTCAAACAACGCGGCCGCTGAGGCGCGACGCCTCGCGGAATGGCACCGGCGGTTCGCGCTGGCCGCGGCGAAGGAGGATCTTAGGCAACGGCGTGTTGCCTCCTTAGGGAGGACGCCCTGGCGCTGGCCAAGAGGCTGAAGGCCACCCAGGAGGCCGAAAAGGCGGCTCAAGAAGCGGAGCGCCACAAACGAGACGTCGCGCACCAGTGGCGGTGTGTTATCCGGATCAACGCAGCGGAGAAGAGGGAGATGGCGCGTCTGCGTGCGGAAACGGAGGAGGCAAGGGCGACGCGGACGGAGGGCGCGGCAGACGGGCTGGCGGTGATCTCCAGcgatgaggaggaggcggagtgCCCACCAGCGCCGAAGGCGGCTCGAGTCCAGTCGCCTGAAGAGTGGCAGGAGAGGCTTCGACgagccgaggaggaggaggaagagctCTGGCAGCCACCCCCTGAACACGTCGAGTCCGAGGAGGAGCCGCGGCCGCAGGCCCCACCGTCACCGGGGGCAGAGGAAGAGCTGTTCCAGCGTCGGCCGCCGGCTGACAACGCGCCCAGCCAAGgggcccagcagcagcagcagcagcactggcaCGGTCCGCAGGGTGCCGCCATCGGGCCGTTCGTCTCACAGGAGGTGCGCTCCGCGGTGCGAGACGGCATGATGTCCACCGAGCGGCAGGAGGTA is part of the Drosophila miranda strain MSH22 chromosome Y unlocalized genomic scaffold, D.miranda_PacBio2.1 Contig_Y1_pilon, whole genome shotgun sequence genome and harbors:
- the LOC117191482 gene encoding phosphatidylglycerol--prolipoprotein diacylglyceryl transferase-like, which translates into the protein MDSPWEARKRSAQAENEVEEPQPTQAENAVKEPQPTQAENAVKEPQSTQADITSNNAAAEARRLAEWHRREDALALAKRLKATQEAEKAAQEAERHKRDVAHQWRDEEEAECPPAPKAARVQSPEEWQERLRRAEEEEEELWQPPPEHVESEEEPRPQAPPSPGAEEELFQRRPPADNAPSQGAQQQQQQHWHGPQGAAIGPFVSQEVRSAVRDGMMSTERQELAPYCPSGTL